GGCCGTGTGGCGCACGATGCATGGCGAGTACAGAGAGACGTCACCCGCTCACTGGCAGTGGGGGATGCGAGAGGGGGTCGCTGCGCTCGAGGCCAGCCACCGGTCTTGTCGTGTCGTGAGCGCGGGGCTCTTCCTGCCCCACATCTTCATCCTCTTTCACGGGAGAGTGCCGCCGGCGCACTATCAGGCGCAGCCACTCACGCAGATCTCACAAGAGAACATGCGGTATTCCCGCTTCGACCTCGCTCCTTGGCACGTCGCGCCGCTGTCGAGCGCGGCCGCGGAGCACGCCGGCTGCGTGTTCCTGGGGGGAGCGGCAGAAGTCGAGGGGCTCGCTGTGCCGGGCCTTCGCGTCACCGAGAGGTTGATCGGACCCGACGGCGTGCACCACTTGACGGTGTTCGTCGTCGACGCGGCTACGCCTTGACGACCACCTTGCGGTCGAGATCGCACAGGGGCTTGGCGCCGTCGGGGGTGACGACGACGGTCTCGCTGATGCCCATGACGCGGTCGCCCTCGTAGCCGAAGAGCCACGGGATGCAGTGGAAGGTCATGTTCTCTTCGAGCAGGCGGTTGTCGCCCGGCTTGAGGCTGATGATGTAGCCCTCGTCCCAGCTCGGGGCGAAGGCGATGCCGATGCAGTAGCCGGCGCGGGTGACGAGGCTGCCGCCCACGTGGGTGCGGCTGATGACGTCGCGCGCGAGGCGGTCGGCGTGGCTGATGGTGATGCCGGGGCGCATGCCGTCGAGCATGGCGTCGAGCGCCTCGAGCACGATCTTCTCGGCCTCGCGCACGACGTCGGGCGGCTCGCCCACGAAGGCGGTGCGCATCTGGGCCGAGTGGTAGCGGCGGAAGCAGCCGCCGACCTCGAGGAAGACGCTGTCGCCCTTCTCGATGGTGCGGCCCTCCCAGGTGGCGTGGCCGATCATGCAGCGCGGGCCGCTCGTGACGTACGGCATGACGGCCGGGTACTCGCCGCCCGCGCGGAACATGGCGGCGGAGATCTCGGCCGCGAGGTCGTTCTCGGTCGCGCCCTCCTCGATGGCCTCGAGCCCGGCGATCATGCCCGCCTTGCCCGCCTCGGCCGCCCTGCGCATGACGGCCAGCTCCTCCGGTGACTTGATCGCGCGGCCCTCCTCGACGATGCCGAAGCAGTCGACGAAGTCGGCGTCGTACCAGGTCGCCGTCATGCGGTCCTGCTGGTAGGCCGGGAAGAAGTAGCTGTTGCGCTCGTAGCCGATGCGCTTGTTCTGGTGCAGCTCGAATTCGTTGAGCGCGTGCCAGAGGGTCTCGATGGCGTCGCCCGTGTCGGTGTAGGGCCGCGTCAGCTCCACCCAGGTGCGCGCGTGCACGTTCGTCTCTTCGAGCAGGCGTGTGACCATGAAGGGCTCGTCGGCGAGCGGGACGATGAGCGCCTGGAAGTATGAGTAGCCCGTGGTCTGGTACTCGGTCAGGTAGAACAGGTTCTCCGGATCCGTGATGATCACGACGTCCAGGTTCTGTCTCTCCATGCGACCGCGCAGCGCCTGCAGGCGCCGCTCGTACTCGTCCATGGAGAACGTCATGTCGTCACGCTGTCTCATGTCTCGGCTGTACCTCTCGCGTGTGTCGCGCGTCTGTTCGTTTGCTCATCGGACCGCTCATCGCACGTGGCGCCACACCGACCAGTGCTGGCTCTGCCAGACGCGCTCGAAGGGCTGGCTGGCCTGCGCGATCCGTCCGGGCCCGCCGCGCACGAGCACGTAGTCGTACCACGTGAGATCGCGCCCGGGGTCGACGCGCTCCGGCATCCACTCCCAGCGCGGGCCGACGCGGGGAGGGCGGCGGTCTTCCCGGAACACGAAGGGGCTCTGCGGGAAGTCGGCGAAGGTGAACATCACCGCGCCGCCGTTCTCCGCCTGCACCCACGCGGCGCTGTGGATGAAGGGCGCGAACTTCACCTGGCGCGAGCCGCGGTCGAAGACGAGCGCCGCCACCCGCGCGCCCTTCGGCAGCTGCGCGATGGCCTCGTCGAGCGCGCCGACCTCGTCGCGATCGAACTCGACGAAGGCGCGCCGCACCTCGAGGCTGCTGCTGATGGACAGGGTGACGACGGCCGCGAGCACCACCGCGCCGACCAGGCCGCGCTGACGCGGGAGCGCGACGATCGCGAACATCACGGCCAGGAGCGGGAAGCGCGCGTTGATCGGCCAGATCCAGTCGTAGGACGCGGGCGTGACGAAGTAGAGCAGAGCGGCCAGCGGGGAGAGCAGCGCGACGCGCCGCCGCACCGTCCAGTCCGACGGGCCGCTCGACGCGTTGCCCCCGCGACGACCCGCCACCGCGGCCACGACGAAGGTCAGCCCGAAGCCGACGAGGAGCTGGCTGTCCTGCTCGCCGTGCAGCACGTCGGTCAGCCAGCTGGGCAGCTCGGTCAGCGCTTGACTCGCGCTCATGAAGATCGCGTTGCCGCGCGCGCCGCCGCCCGAGGCGGCGCTGACCGTCGACTCACCGGCCGGGCTCAGCTGGGTCCAGATCAGCATCGCGGCGCCGGCCGGGACGAGTGGCAGCCAGCGCCAGGCCGTCTCGCGGCGCTGCCTCCACTCCAGGCCGATCAGCGCGGCGCCGAGGCCGAGGAAGGCGAAGGGCACGACGTGCGTGTAGAAGCAGACGAGGGTGACGACGCCGAGGGTGATCGCCCGTCGCCGGGTCCAGCGCTCCCGCAGCCGCACCGCGAGCGCCAGGCCCCACAGCGCCAGCGGGATCGCCGCGGTGAAGTTCATGAACCCGAGGATCAGGTGCGCGTTCCAGGTCAGCGGCACGACGAAGAGCGCGAGCCGCTCGTCGCCACCGAGCGCGCGGATCAGGGCGCGCATCGCGTAGGGCGTGCCGACGATCGACGCGGTGATGAGGATCTTGTTCGCCGCCAGCACCCCGAAGGGCCAGCTCAGGACGATCGCCGCGAGGTAATACGCGAGGTACTGCGTCCGGAAGAGGTCGACGGTGAAGTACTGCGCGAAGGCGAGCTCCGGGTCGCCGTAGTCGGCCAGCACGCGCACCGCCGCGAGGTGCTGGGGCAGGTCCTGGATGGCGGGGTGCGCGACGCTCCACACGGGCCACGCCGCCGTCGCCGCGACCGCGGCGAAGACGAGCTCGAAGCCCCAGCGGCGAAGCGGCTCACCCGATGGCACGCGGCGGAGCCTACACGCTTTGGCGCTCCCGGCTACGGAACCCATACTGCGCGGCGTGAGCAGTGAGCCCAAGAGCGGTCGGAGGGTGTGGCTGGCGTCCGGTGTGGTCGCGGCGTCCGCGGCCGCGTTCCCCATTCATCGCTGGCTGGACGCGCGGGACGTGCCCCCGAGTGGCCGGCGCGGGGACCTTCGACGCGACCCGGCGGGGGTGCTCGATCTGCGCGAGGGCTTCCACTACCGCATCCTCGAGCGCAGCGGCGGGCGCATGAGCGACGGAGGCGTCGTGCCGATCCGCCCCGACGGGATGGCCTGCTTCGACGTGCCGGGCGAAGGCTGGGTGCTCACCCGCAACCACGAGGTGCCGCTGCGTTTCCCCTGCATCGGCGAGCCCGCGTACGACCCCCGCGCGGGCGGTGGCGTGACGCGGCTGATGCTCGATCCACAGACCCTCGAGCGCCGGAGCAGCAACCTGCTCCTGGCGGGCACGGCGATGAACTGCAGCGGCGGCGCGACCCCGGACGGCTGGCTGAGCTGCGAGGAGGCGGTCGACTCCGGGCACGGCTTCGTCTTCCTCTGTGACCCGCGGGCCGAGCGCGCGCAGCCGCCCGTCCGCCTGGACGCGCTCGGCCGCTTCCGCCACGAGGCTGCGGCCTACGACCCCGACAGCGGCGTGATCTACCTGACCGAGGACCGCCCCGACGGCTGCCTCTATCGCTTCGTCCCCCACACGGCCGCGCGACCGTTCGAGGGACGCCTCGAGGCGCTCTCGCTCGGTCCACGCGCGGTCGACACGAGCGGCTGGCCCCGCGGCCGGCGCGCCGAGGTGACCTGGATCGCGCTCGAACACGTCACGCCCGAGGACGACGTGCTCCGGCATCGCGCGCAGGCGCAGGGGGCGGCGTCGTTCAAGCGCGGGGAGGGCGCGTGCGTGTCCGAGGGCGCGCTCCACTTCTGCGCCACCACGGGCGGGCCGATCGGCGCGGGCCAGATCTTCCGGCTCGACGGGGACACGCTCGAGGTGCTGGCCGCCTCGACGGATCGCGCCGAGATGGACATGCCCGACAACGTGACGCTCTCTCCCGACGGCGCGCTCTTCTTCGTCGAGGACGGCCCGGGCCACGACTGCCTCCGCGCGGTCGAGCCGGACGGAGAGGTGGTCACCCTCGCGCGAAACGCCGCGAGCGAGGGCGAGCTGACCGGCGTGTGCTTCAGCCCCGACGGCCGCGCCCTCTTCCTCAACATGCAGGAGGACGGCCTGACGGTCGTCATCGAGGGCGACTTCGCCGCGTTCGCCCCCTCGTGACCGCGCGCGTTCGACTCAGGGGCAGTCGCGGTTGCAGGCGATGACGCCGCCGCCGCACTCGCGTCGCTCCTCGCAGCCTTCGCCGGCCGCCTCGCAGTTGTCGCCGTCGCACCGGAGGAGGCAGCGCGCGTCTTCGTCACAGTCCAGCCGACAGTTGGAGGTGCCCCGGCAATCGAGCTCGCAGTCCGAGCCGTCGCGGCACCGGATGGTCTCGGCGTTCGAGGCGCCGCGCGCGTCGATCATGCAGCGCGCCCCGCCCTTGCACTCCACCTCCACGTTGGAGGCCTCGCGCGCGTCGATCGCGCACTCCCTGTCGGGGCCACTGCAGCGCACGTCCCGGCAGTCGTCCGCGCAGTGGAGCGCGCAGCGGTCGCAGCTCCCCTCGCACTCGCATCGCCCGCCCCCACAGGTCTCCGCGCAGGCGTCGCCCGCGTCCACGCCCGAGTCCGAGGCAGGCGGTGGCCCCGCGTCGGGGGGCGGCGTCATGCCCGCGTCGGGGAGCACGATCTCGACGCATCGCCCCTCCGCGTCGCACGCCTCCGCGGGGCCGCAGCGCGTCGCGTCGCAGGCGCGGAAGAGGTCGAGCGGGACGAACACCGAGCGGCCGAGGAGGAAGCGCGCCTCGATCTCGGCGCGGGTCACCTCTCGGCCGTCGCGCAGGCCGAGGGCGCGCAGGGTCAGCGGACCGAGCGGCCCGCCCTCGTGCACCAGCGTCATGCGCACGGGAGCGCCCGACGTGAGCGCGGTCTCCCGCCGCTGCACGCCGCCCCCGACCGCGGTGGCGTCGACCTCCCAGCGCACCGCGTCGAGCTCCCCCGGCACGTCGCGGTCGGTCTCGGTGCTGACGACGATCTCGGTCACGGCCGCGTTGCAGCCGAGGAGGAGCGTCGCGGTGAGCAGGGTGGCTCTCAATCCATCTCTCCGATCACCACGGGGGGGACATTGCTCATCGTGGGGCTCATGCCGGACGACTCGGAGACGGCCACGCCGATCGCGATCGAGACCGCGATCAGGACGACGGTGCCGGCGCCCGCGAGGATCCAGGGCAAGGCCTCGTCCAGGTCGAATCCGGTGGACGCGTCAGCCGCGGCGCCCTGGTCGTAGGCGAGCGCGGGCGGAGGGAGCCCGGCGGGCATCAGCGCCACCTCGCTCCGCTGGCCCTCTCGGACCTCGCTCTCGGTCCGCGCGAGCACGTGCCCGTCCGCGTCGTGCACCTCGACGACGTGCACACCGGGGTCGAGGGTGAGCGTGGTCGTGCGCGCGCCGATCAGCTGGGCTTCGAGCTGGCCGTCGATCATCAAGCGGGACGACGGCGGCGGTGGGTCGCGAAACATCACCGTCAGCGTCGGGAGCCTGCGCTCGATCGCCGCGAGGCGCTCCCGGGCGACCTCGGCCACGAGCGGGTTGGTGCCCGCGTCGATCAAGGCCCGGAGCAGCGTCGCCGCGTCACGCAGGGACCCGGTGGCGGCGAGGTTGACGGCCAGGCTGAGGTCGAGACGCGCGCTCGGTGTCTCGGCCCGCGCGGTCTCGAGCACGGCGATGGCGGCGCGGTGATCGCCCTCCTGCGCGTGCGCGTCGGCCGTCTGCAGCGCGGCGTCCACCGAAGATTGCGCGTGCCCGACGCTCGCCGTGAGCCAGAGGAGGCCTGCAAGAGAGGTCCAGCGCATGGGGGTCGCTGCAGCAATCGCCGATCCACCGCCATCGCGCCGAGGGCGAGCCACGGAGGCGTGGCGAAGCGCCGCTCGCGGGGCGAACGGCCCCATGCGCTCGTGCCGGATCAACGGAGGCGCGCGAGCTCACGCTCCACGCTCGCTCGGTCGGCCGCGTTGGGCTCCATGGCGAGGTAGCGACGCAGCGCGCGGGAGGCGAGCCGCGTGTCCCCGCTCGCCGACGCCACCAGGCCGATGCCGCGCCACGCGCTCGAGCGGCGACGGTCGGCCTCGAGGGCCTGGCGGTAGAGGCGCATCGCCTGGTCGGAGTGGCCGCGCACGAAGGCCTGGCGGGCCCGGCGCTCGAGCAGCTCCGGCGACGGGCCACGCCGCGCGGCGCGCTCTCGCGTCGAGTCGGTCTCGCGCGCTTCGGTCGACTCACGCTCGGCCTCGGTCGCGGGGGGGCTGCTCTCGGGGGCCGGGGGCTCGACGCCGATCGGCGGCGCCTCGGCCTGCGGTGCGTCGGGCGCCGCGCCGATCTCGGCCGGCGCGCTGAGCATCGCGATCTCTTGCTGCTTGGCGGGCGTCCTCGCCTCGCTCGGCCAGGTCCACGCCGTCAGCAGGGTGACGAGCCCGAGCGCCGCCGCGGCCGTGCCCCAGCGCAGCGCACGACCGTGGTCGCGGGCCCAGGCGACCGCGCGCTCGAAGCCGGCCTCGAGCCCGAGGCCCGTGACGGGACCCTTTGGCGTCGCGAGCCGGCTCAGCTGCACCGCGCACGTGCCGAGGTGGCCGTCCGGGCTCTCGAGGATGGCCGCCCACGCGTCGGCCTCACGCGGGAGCGCGAGCCGGAGCGCCACGCTACGGAGCCCCTCCGCCATCATGAGTGGGTGGTGCCACCGGTCCTTGCGGTCGAAGCACAGCCCCTTGTCGATGACCTGGGCGAGCGCCTCGGGACACCCCGGCGCGAGCGTGCGCACGGGCACGACGGGCTCGCTGGCGATCTTCGCGAAGACGGCGCTCGTCGTCGGGCCGTCGTGCGGCGGCTGGCCGGTGAGGCACTCGAAGAGCACCGCGCTCACCGCGTAGAGGTCGGCGCGCACGTCGAGCTCTTTGCCGCGCACGTGCTCGGGCGACATGTAGTAGGGCGTGCCCAGCACGGTGCCGTCCTGCGTGAGCGTGCGGCTGCCGAGCTCCGCGTTGTTCGTCTTGCTGACCCCGAAGTCGAGCACCTTGGCCATCACCGCCCCGTCGACGGTGCGCTCGAGCATGATGTTCTCGGGCTTGATGTCGCGGTGCAGGATGCCGTGCTCGTTGATGGCGGTGATCGCCGACAAGAGCTGCAGCCCCAGCTCGGTCACCGCGGGGGCGGGCAGCGTGGTCCGCGCGATGAGGTCGGCGAGCGAGGTGCCCTCCACGTACTCCATCACGAGGTAGGGGGAGCCGTCCTCGAGCTCGCCCGCCTCCAACACCTTCACGACGTGTCGATGCTGGAGCTTGGCGCCGAGCCGCGCCTCGCGGCGGAAGCGGGCGCGGCGGGCGGCGCACACGTCCACCTGGGAGACGTGCATGACCTTGATCGCCACCGGGTAGCCGAGCGTCAGGTGCTCGCCCCGGTAGACGACGCCCTGGCCGCCTTCGCCCAGCATCGCGCCGGCGCGATAGCGCCCCACGAGCGTGCCCTCGGCGAGACGCGTGAAGTCGCGCTTGCGCGGGCCGGAGTACCCGTCCGCGGTCTGCGTCCTCTCCATCTCTCTGTCGGCTGCGTTCGTGGCCATGTCGTCCTCCTCTAGCGAGGAGGTGCTGTGCAGCCTTCGTTCCGTCGGGATCCGCGCGGGATGGGAGGTCCGTGCTTGGTGCCTGGCCGCCGCGGGGGGGGCGGTTTGCTACAGCCGCTCGAGCCGCGCGTCGAGCACGCCGGTGTCCGCCGCGGTCACGGTGACGTGCCCGATCTTGCGGCCGGGGCGCGGGCGTTTGCCGTAGAGATGCAGGTGCGCGCCGGGCACGCTCAGGATGCTCTGGGCCGCGGGCGCCTCGCCGATCAGGTTGATCATCGCGCTGACCCCGCGGGGCGCGCAGGATCCGAGCGCGGCGCCCGTGATCGCGCGCAAATGATTCGCGAACTGACTGGTTTCTGCGCCTTCGATTGTCCAATGGCCGCTGTTGTGCACCCGCGGTGCAATCTCGTTGGCCAGCAATTTCACGCCGTCGTCGAAGAGCTCCAGGGCGAGCACGCCCACGTAGTCGAGGTGCTCGAGCAGCGCCTTCGCGTAGCCCTCGGCCGTGGCCTGCATCTCGGGGGTCACGTCGGGCGCGGGCGCGCGCGTGAGCCGGAGCACGCCGCCCTCGTGGCGGTTCTCGACGAGCGGGTACGAGGCGATCTCCCCGTCCTTGCCCCGCACCGAGACGATGGACAGCTCGCGCCGGAAGTCGACGAAGCCCTCGAGGATCTGCGGCACCGCGCCGAGGCCGGTGAAGGCGCCCTCGACGTCGGCGCCATGACGCAAGACACGCTGCCCCTTGCCGTCGTAGCCGAAGCGTCGCGTCTTGAGCACGGCGGGCAGACCGATGAAGCGGGTAGCGGCCTCCATCGAAGCCGCGTCGTCCACGGCCTGGAACGGGACGGTCGGGATGCCGAGCTCGGTGAAGAGGGATTTCTCGTTCAGCCGGTCCGAGGCCACCTCGAGCGCGCGCGGGTTCGGGTGCACCGGCACGTTCTTCTCGCGGAGGAGCTCCACCGCGGCGACGGGCACGTTCTCGAACTCGTAGGTCACGACGTCCACGCGCTCGGCC
This portion of the Sandaracinaceae bacterium genome encodes:
- the doeA gene encoding ectoine hydrolase; this translates as MRQRDDMTFSMDEYERRLQALRGRMERQNLDVVIITDPENLFYLTEYQTTGYSYFQALIVPLADEPFMVTRLLEETNVHARTWVELTRPYTDTGDAIETLWHALNEFELHQNKRIGYERNSYFFPAYQQDRMTATWYDADFVDCFGIVEEGRAIKSPEELAVMRRAAEAGKAGMIAGLEAIEEGATENDLAAEISAAMFRAGGEYPAVMPYVTSGPRCMIGHATWEGRTIEKGDSVFLEVGGCFRRYHSAQMRTAFVGEPPDVVREAEKIVLEALDAMLDGMRPGITISHADRLARDVISRTHVGGSLVTRAGYCIGIAFAPSWDEGYIISLKPGDNRLLEENMTFHCIPWLFGYEGDRVMGISETVVVTPDGAKPLCDLDRKVVVKA
- a CDS encoding 5-(carboxyamino)imidazole ribonucleotide synthase, translating into MRVGILGGGQLGRMLALSGHPLGYSFVVLTPDANAPAASVAETIVAEYDDPVALASLAERVDVVTYEFENVPVAAVELLREKNVPVHPNPRALEVASDRLNEKSLFTELGIPTVPFQAVDDAASMEAATRFIGLPAVLKTRRFGYDGKGQRVLRHGADVEGAFTGLGAVPQILEGFVDFRRELSIVSVRGKDGEIASYPLVENRHEGGVLRLTRAPAPDVTPEMQATAEGYAKALLEHLDYVGVLALELFDDGVKLLANEIAPRVHNSGHWTIEGAETSQFANHLRAITGAALGSCAPRGVSAMINLIGEAPAAQSILSVPGAHLHLYGKRPRPGRKIGHVTVTAADTGVLDARLERL
- a CDS encoding protein kinase yields the protein MATNAADREMERTQTADGYSGPRKRDFTRLAEGTLVGRYRAGAMLGEGGQGVVYRGEHLTLGYPVAIKVMHVSQVDVCAARRARFRREARLGAKLQHRHVVKVLEAGELEDGSPYLVMEYVEGTSLADLIARTTLPAPAVTELGLQLLSAITAINEHGILHRDIKPENIMLERTVDGAVMAKVLDFGVSKTNNAELGSRTLTQDGTVLGTPYYMSPEHVRGKELDVRADLYAVSAVLFECLTGQPPHDGPTTSAVFAKIASEPVVPVRTLAPGCPEALAQVIDKGLCFDRKDRWHHPLMMAEGLRSVALRLALPREADAWAAILESPDGHLGTCAVQLSRLATPKGPVTGLGLEAGFERAVAWARDHGRALRWGTAAAALGLVTLLTAWTWPSEARTPAKQQEIAMLSAPAEIGAAPDAPQAEAPPIGVEPPAPESSPPATEAERESTEARETDSTRERAARRGPSPELLERRARQAFVRGHSDQAMRLYRQALEADRRRSSAWRGIGLVASASGDTRLASRALRRYLAMEPNAADRASVERELARLR
- a CDS encoding DUF839 domain-containing protein; translation: MSSEPKSGRRVWLASGVVAASAAAFPIHRWLDARDVPPSGRRGDLRRDPAGVLDLREGFHYRILERSGGRMSDGGVVPIRPDGMACFDVPGEGWVLTRNHEVPLRFPCIGEPAYDPRAGGGVTRLMLDPQTLERRSSNLLLAGTAMNCSGGATPDGWLSCEEAVDSGHGFVFLCDPRAERAQPPVRLDALGRFRHEAAAYDPDSGVIYLTEDRPDGCLYRFVPHTAARPFEGRLEALSLGPRAVDTSGWPRGRRAEVTWIALEHVTPEDDVLRHRAQAQGAASFKRGEGACVSEGALHFCATTGGPIGAGQIFRLDGDTLEVLAASTDRAEMDMPDNVTLSPDGALFFVEDGPGHDCLRAVEPDGEVVTLARNAASEGELTGVCFSPDGRALFLNMQEDGLTVVIEGDFAAFAPS